Genomic window (Bombus pascuorum chromosome 8, iyBomPasc1.1, whole genome shotgun sequence):
GAGGAGAGAACTAATTCAAACAGTATATCTTTTAGAAACGATAGCGaacatcaaaataataaaacagaaaataatacaaattatactGATGGCAGTAATTCATATGAAGAATCCAGTAAAAATATGATGCTTTTACCATATATACCTCAAAcggtatgtatatatgtattaccatatctatatatatatatatatatacatatatatatatctaatttatatatgatgttaaagaataaatatacaacATTGTATATTCAAATGGCTCTTTGTGAAAAAACACTTCAACAGTGGCTTGACGAAAGGATAGAGGTAACGCCACAAGCAATGCTTGTTGCAATATTAACACAAACTCTTCATGGTTTAGACTACATACATTCTCGTGGAATTGTGCATCATGACATAAAGGTAAagcaagaaaatgaaaagattctGATTCGAATAAAACACCTAAAGAGCTTTTACtttattgcttaaaaatatatgtaattttttacacAACTTCAGCCaagcaatatatttatttcaacgtcAGGACAGCTACAAATACAGTTAGGAGATTTTGGATTGGCTTGTCCGTTACGAAGTGAAAATCACCATTCCATAATAGGAACACAAATGTATGCAGCGCCAGAGCAACTACAAGGAAAATGTGATCCTAAAgtattgttttttttcttttaataaataataatttttttaaatattataaagcaaCATTTATTCTTCCAGAGTGACATATATAGTTTAGGAATAGTACTTCTAGAGCTGATAGTGCATACAAGAACTCAGATGgaaagaattgaaataattaatagtttGAAAATGGGACATATACCAACAACATTAGCTGCTACTCATCTTAAGTGGGTATgtgtatttaaaacaatatgatattttaataaaatactactTGAAGGTAAAGGTAATCAATGTTTGTTAGGCGCATATAGTAAGTCAATTAATTCAAGAAGAGCCCGAGAATCGGCCATCAACGAATCAATTGTTACAAGACTTAAACGAAGATAAAGATATGATGATAGAGCGTTTAAAGGTTGACATCGCTAAAAAAGACGatgtaatacaaaaattacaggaaaggatattaatattagaagAACAAATGGTTAAACATAATATATCGTTACAAGATATATAAACCTTTGTATTATTAGACTGAAAGATAGCGagttattttttagaaaagaagcatatagcattatatactttttaaaacttcatgataaaataataaatagagtACTCTTgtacgaatataataaaaggtAAGAATATTCATAGTTGAACTAAACTGCTGTGCATTTTTTAGATATGTAGcacataaaaatatcgtttgataagaaaattacaaatgcGTTTATTcatgtttcattttatacacatcgaaataaaatatttataaatattttgaatattatcataatctgatttttataaaaagagcataaaaatgtaaatcatATTAAAgcttatttattgtatttcgtGTActactgttttatttattaaaataaagatatttttgcaaatgatAACATGTTCTGAAAATCGATAGGATGACACTGATTTATGTCAGTTCATTGTGATATTAGTTgctacataataatttattttaacaattgaTTACAATTAAtcgcataattttatttaattcttatatttggttttgtattataaaatctaaCAGTTTTTTAAGTTGCATTCCAGCATCTATTCTACTGAGTAGTGTTTTTTGGGGATGTACACATTGTTGTATTAAGTGTTGTACATctggataattttttaatatatctgcAGGTATATCATGTAGTAGACCACCaggtagtatactgttatttatatttattgctaataatatctataaatgtaaaat
Coding sequences:
- the LOC132909542 gene encoding eukaryotic translation initiation factor 2-alpha kinase 1-like isoform X3, giving the protein MVDNNSPPTNLWDTLFSATTFDRGNNANPTLCLDNESNLNNRQIVSIVRTSTSLLIESLIQQLCILFEDDSVRRNKLYFVTRAAVGCESSLQISSLCRPSMTEWSRYHREFQEISFIAAGGFGYVFKALHRLDGIEYAIKKITVRSDRVKNIMQHLEEVKTLAKLNHTNIVSYKGAWIEPMLPSRQHLVSLSHLQSKLGSIEHNKTNEYRSWINQTSSSQSQQSLDTGSSESPKENDKQDMLSQHSKWTNYKSEENVKKDEERTNSNSISFRNDSEHQNNKTENNTNYTDGSNSYEESSKNMMLLPYIPQTNKYTTLYIQMALCEKTLQQWLDERIEVTPQAMLVAILTQTLHGLDYIHSRGIVHHDIKPSNIFISTSGQLQIQLGDFGLACPLRSENHHSIIGTQMYAAPEQLQGKCDPKSDIYSLGIVLLELIVHTRTQMERIEIINSLKMGHIPTTLAATHLKWAHIVSQLIQEEPENRPSTNQLLQDLNEDKDMMIERLKVDIAKKDDVIQKLQERILILEEQMVKHNISLQDI